The proteins below are encoded in one region of Clostridium pasteurianum DSM 525 = ATCC 6013:
- the kdpF gene encoding K(+)-transporting ATPase subunit F, whose protein sequence is MIFLGIVIILLFIYLCYALFNPEKF, encoded by the coding sequence ATGATTTTTTTAGGAATAGTAATTATTTTATTGTTTATTTATTTATGTTATGCATTATTTAATCCTGAAAAATTTTAA
- a CDS encoding class I SAM-dependent methyltransferase encodes MDYRDKDRFFSMAETYNEMIKYVLPQYDFLQNEAIKSAPFKKNDEIIVFDLGAGSGIFLERILSNFPNAKCYWIDYSTDFIEAAKKRLSAYSNRVKYIITTLQDDLESKIDTKADLIFSMSAIHHLETEEKKSLYKICYNLLKPSGWFFNCDEMKTLYKDAYINSMKFWVNYVNSTKSQIPVDKLKYYENWTSTFGKWQERNIVHVDTPKVKGDDIHESFLSQIEWLKDAGFINVDLFVKYHLWSIIGGSKN; translated from the coding sequence ATGGATTACAGAGACAAAGACAGATTTTTTTCAATGGCTGAAACTTACAATGAAATGATTAAATATGTACTGCCACAATATGATTTTCTTCAGAATGAAGCAATAAAATCAGCACCCTTTAAGAAAAATGATGAGATAATAGTATTTGATTTAGGTGCAGGCAGTGGAATATTCTTAGAGAGAATATTGAGTAATTTTCCAAATGCCAAATGTTACTGGATAGATTATTCTACTGATTTTATAGAAGCAGCAAAAAAAAGATTAAGTGCCTACTCCAACAGAGTAAAGTATATAATTACAACTCTACAGGATGATTTAGAAAGTAAAATAGATACAAAAGCAGATTTAATTTTCTCCATGTCTGCCATTCACCATTTGGAAACCGAAGAGAAAAAATCACTCTATAAAATCTGCTATAATTTACTTAAACCTTCCGGCTGGTTCTTTAACTGTGATGAAATGAAGACACTGTATAAAGATGCTTACATAAACAGCATGAAATTCTGGGTTAATTATGTCAATAGCACTAAATCACAGATCCCAGTTGATAAACTAAAATATTATGAAAACTGGACCTCTACCTTTGGAAAATGGCAGGAAAGAAATATTGTACATGTAGATACCCCTAAAGTAAAAGGCGATGATATACATGAAAGTTTTCTCAGTCAGATTGAATGGCTAAAGGATGCTGGATTTATCAATGTTGATTTATTTGTAAAATACCATTTGTGGAGTATAATTGGAGGAAGTAAAAATTAA
- a CDS encoding GGDEF domain-containing protein has translation MLRDLFANASILVAFISIFHQLFRDKSLNHKLSLSLKIAISFIGGLLGIILMIYSLHIDNNTIVDFRNIPIILTAIYGGLISSFITSLLIGIFRVSYFGLNQSSVSAVICALLMGIGCGVISYIRTSKKDIFIYSVIYSLIISTVSFSIIINNSRILMNIIFVYSTAMILISASIYKYTVYLSGLTSIYRQLKEGYSKDFLTGLNNVRCFDTIFNKMLVDVKEKNERLSMLVIDIDFFKKVNDSYGHSNGDVILKQLSSILINTCGSSEVVSRNGGEEFSVLLLDCYPNHAVRIAENIRTAVENYPFELNDGTKINITVSIGISTYPDITSDLDKLFEEADSALYRAKHTGRNKVILADKVTLH, from the coding sequence ATGTTACGAGATTTATTTGCAAATGCTTCTATTTTAGTAGCATTTATTAGTATATTTCATCAGTTATTTAGGGATAAAAGCTTAAATCATAAACTATCCTTAAGTTTAAAAATAGCTATAAGTTTTATAGGTGGTTTACTTGGAATAATATTAATGATTTATAGCTTACATATTGACAATAATACAATAGTTGATTTTCGTAATATACCTATAATATTAACTGCAATATATGGAGGTTTAATTTCCTCATTTATAACTAGTTTGTTAATTGGAATATTTAGAGTTTCTTATTTTGGACTAAACCAATCCTCAGTCAGTGCAGTTATCTGTGCTTTGCTTATGGGAATAGGATGTGGTGTGATTTCTTATATAAGAACTTCCAAAAAAGACATCTTTATTTATTCTGTTATATACTCTTTAATAATTAGCACGGTATCTTTTAGTATAATTATAAACAATAGTAGAATTTTAATGAATATCATATTTGTATATTCCACAGCTATGATATTAATATCTGCATCCATATATAAATATACAGTGTATTTGAGTGGCCTAACTAGTATATATAGACAGCTAAAAGAAGGATATTCAAAAGATTTTCTAACTGGATTAAACAATGTGAGATGTTTTGATACTATTTTTAACAAAATGCTGGTTGATGTAAAAGAAAAAAATGAAAGGCTTTCTATGCTTGTAATAGATATTGATTTCTTTAAAAAAGTAAATGATAGTTATGGACATTCAAATGGGGATGTTATTTTGAAACAATTAAGCAGTATATTAATAAATACTTGCGGAAGTTCCGAAGTGGTTTCAAGAAATGGCGGAGAAGAATTTTCAGTTTTATTATTAGATTGCTATCCCAATCATGCTGTGAGAATAGCAGAAAATATTCGAACAGCAGTAGAAAACTATCCCTTTGAACTTAATGATGGTACAAAAATAAATATAACAGTTTCAATAGGTATATCTACTTATCCTGATATAACATCAGATCTAGATAAACTTTTTGAGGAAGCTGATTCAGCACTCTATAGAGCTAAACATACTGGAAGAAATAAAGTGATTTTAGCAGATAAAGTTACGCTTCATTGA
- a CDS encoding nitroreductase family protein, which translates to MNSIFKRRSIRKYTKETVSEDTVKQLLKAGMSAPSAGNEQPWEFIVIRDKSILQQIIDVHGYASMLKEAAVAIVVCGDKKREKVKDFWVQDCSAATENILIEAQELGLGAVWLGVYPVEERVKPIEKILKLPESVIPLSIISIGYPGEHKDPPNYYDEARIHHNQW; encoded by the coding sequence ATGAATTCAATTTTTAAGAGAAGAAGTATAAGAAAATATACAAAAGAAACTGTATCAGAGGATACAGTAAAACAGCTATTAAAGGCAGGTATGTCGGCACCTTCTGCAGGTAATGAGCAGCCTTGGGAGTTCATTGTAATAAGAGATAAAAGTATACTGCAGCAAATTATTGATGTGCATGGATATGCATCCATGCTTAAGGAAGCAGCCGTGGCTATTGTAGTTTGTGGAGATAAAAAAAGAGAAAAAGTGAAAGATTTTTGGGTACAGGATTGTTCTGCTGCTACAGAAAATATTTTAATAGAGGCACAGGAACTTGGTCTTGGAGCTGTTTGGCTTGGAGTTTATCCTGTAGAAGAAAGAGTAAAACCCATAGAAAAAATATTAAAGCTGCCGGAATCAGTTATACCATTATCAATAATATCAATAGGTTATCCTGGGGAACACAAGGATCCACCTAATTATTATGATGAAGCAAGAATTCACCATAATCAATGGTAA